Proteins from a genomic interval of Caulobacter sp. SL161:
- the greA gene encoding transcription elongation factor GreA, giving the protein MEKVPMTVAGYQTLDEELKRLKTVERPAVIAAIAEARSHGDLSENAEYHAAKERQGWIEGQIAEIEDKIARAQVIDVTKLSGKQVKFGATVSVVDEDTEEEARYQIVGDHEADVKSGRISLSSPLSRAMIGKEVGEVVEVNTPGGVKAYEILKVEWL; this is encoded by the coding sequence AAAAGTGCCGATGACCGTCGCGGGGTACCAGACCCTCGACGAAGAACTGAAGCGTTTGAAGACCGTCGAACGACCGGCGGTAATCGCCGCGATCGCCGAGGCGCGCTCGCATGGCGACCTGTCGGAAAACGCCGAGTATCATGCCGCCAAGGAGCGTCAGGGCTGGATCGAAGGCCAGATCGCCGAGATCGAGGACAAGATCGCCCGCGCCCAGGTCATCGACGTGACGAAGCTCTCGGGCAAGCAGGTCAAGTTCGGCGCCACCGTCTCGGTGGTCGACGAGGACACCGAGGAAGAGGCGCGCTACCAGATCGTGGGCGACCACGAGGCCGACGTGAAGTCGGGCCGCATCTCGCTGTCCTCGCCGCTGTCGCGCGCGATGATCGGCAAGGAAGTCGGCGAGGTGGTCGAGGTCAACACGCCCGGCGGCGTCAAGGCCTATGAGATCCTCAAGGTGGAGTGGCTGTAA
- a CDS encoding mitochondrial fission ELM1 family protein: MTKAGPSPSKTSPLKVWAVSDGRAGIEAQVVGLSEALARLVPCEVTVKRVGWQGNIGRLPWWLNLLPKRWLTPESGVPDRRNPDDWPDLWIAAGRATLPLSIRAKRWSGGKTFVVQIQDPRVPPHMFDLVIPPKHDRMSGDNILPITGSPHRVTPQRLAAEYEAFQDLIEPLPRPRVAVLVGGKSKAFDLSSERAAQIAHSIQIPLEQDGGSLLMTFSRRTPETARALMTARLRHLPGVVWNGEGPNPYFAFLAAADYILVTEDSTNMATEAASTGKPVFVLKMDGSSLKFRLFHEELERQGAARPYGGAFHGWTYDPVNETDRAAREVLARIGVEVAEPVAEPEPAPVEKAKAKAKPKPKARPGAEAKAPSETAAPKVRKPRAAKAKS, encoded by the coding sequence TTGACCAAGGCTGGACCCTCCCCGTCGAAGACGTCGCCGCTCAAGGTCTGGGCGGTGTCAGACGGCCGCGCCGGGATCGAGGCCCAGGTCGTGGGCCTGTCAGAAGCGCTCGCGCGCCTGGTCCCCTGCGAGGTCACCGTCAAGCGCGTGGGCTGGCAAGGGAACATCGGCCGCCTGCCCTGGTGGCTGAACCTCCTGCCCAAGCGCTGGCTGACGCCCGAGAGCGGCGTCCCCGACCGCCGCAATCCCGACGACTGGCCCGATCTGTGGATCGCCGCCGGCCGCGCCACGCTGCCCCTGTCGATCCGCGCCAAGCGCTGGTCGGGCGGCAAGACCTTCGTGGTCCAGATCCAGGACCCGCGCGTGCCGCCGCACATGTTCGACCTGGTGATCCCGCCCAAGCACGACCGCATGTCGGGCGACAACATCCTGCCGATCACCGGCTCGCCGCACCGGGTGACGCCGCAGCGCCTGGCCGCCGAGTACGAGGCCTTCCAGGACCTGATCGAGCCCCTGCCCCGGCCGCGCGTGGCGGTGCTGGTGGGCGGCAAGTCCAAGGCCTTCGACCTCTCCAGCGAGCGCGCGGCCCAGATCGCCCATTCGATTCAGATCCCGCTGGAACAGGACGGCGGCAGTCTCCTGATGACCTTCTCGCGCCGCACGCCCGAGACGGCTCGCGCCCTGATGACCGCTCGCCTGCGCCACCTGCCCGGCGTGGTCTGGAACGGCGAGGGCCCCAACCCCTATTTCGCCTTCCTGGCGGCCGCCGACTACATCCTCGTCACCGAGGACTCGACCAACATGGCCACCGAGGCGGCCTCGACCGGCAAGCCGGTGTTCGTGCTGAAGATGGACGGCTCCAGCCTGAAGTTCCGCCTGTTCCACGAGGAGCTGGAACGCCAGGGCGCGGCCCGCCCCTACGGCGGCGCCTTCCACGGCTGGACCTACGACCCCGTCAACGAGACCGACCGCGCCGCGCGCGAAGTGCTGGCCAGGATCGGGGTGGAGGTCGCCGAGCCGGTGGCGGAGCCCGAACCGGCCCCGGTGGAGAAGGCGAAGGCGAAGGCGAAACCCAAGCCCAAGGCGCGCCCCGGCGCCGAGGCCAAGGCGCCGTCCGAAACCGCCGCGCCGAAGGTTCGCAAGCCTCGCGCGGCCAAGGCAAAGTCCTGA
- a CDS encoding ATP-binding protein → MNAATLVDTHAVDTALQEAFEAAPEGFALFDAEDRCVIWNARYGELWAKWGVTLTVGATFESLLLAGLAAGRYPEADGDRAAWLAHQLGRRKLDRIEEIREEFGEYLRFESRRTPAGGLITTCANLTNLRRREAQALAARSFLDTIVENTPAMLFVKDGDTGAFLLVNRAAENQLGVPRAELLGKSDYDFFPKAQADAFAADDRRVIESGKLVTIDEEPLDTPHNGRRWLQTRKIAIPGEDGRRHLLVICEDITERKAGAAALAEALQKAEAASVAKSEFLANMSHEIRTPLNGVIGMAEVLSRTALDDAQREMMEVILNSGRALNLLLSDILDLSKIEAGGLELSRDPLDLREAITAAVAVFKAVAESKGLVFRLTFADDFHDHVLGDALRVRQIVANLTSNAVKFTTAGSVIIEARTLVAEDGRIDLTVSVQDTGEGFDEDSADRLFERFQQADGSVTRKVGGTGLGLPIARRLARLMDGEISCVAHPGEGATFVFEALFLADGQRTPAASADPAGELALDRRLRVLLAEDHPTNQKVIGLMLADAADVTVAEDGQAAVEAFEKHPFDVVLMDTQMPVMDGLAAIAEIRRREREAQARRTPIISLTANAMPHQVRACLEAGADLHLAKPVSIQGLFATLGAALEARPAGEG, encoded by the coding sequence ATGAACGCCGCTACTCTAGTGGACACCCACGCCGTCGACACCGCGCTGCAAGAGGCGTTCGAAGCCGCGCCGGAAGGCTTTGCGCTGTTCGACGCCGAGGATCGCTGCGTCATCTGGAACGCCCGGTACGGCGAACTGTGGGCCAAGTGGGGCGTCACCCTGACGGTGGGGGCTACGTTTGAGAGCCTGCTGCTGGCGGGCCTGGCGGCGGGGCGCTATCCCGAGGCCGATGGCGATCGCGCGGCCTGGCTGGCCCACCAGCTGGGCCGGCGCAAGCTGGACCGCATCGAAGAGATCCGCGAAGAGTTCGGCGAATATCTGCGGTTCGAGAGCCGGCGCACGCCCGCCGGCGGGCTGATCACCACCTGCGCCAACCTCACCAACCTGCGTCGCCGCGAGGCCCAGGCCCTGGCGGCCCGCAGCTTTCTGGACACCATCGTCGAGAACACGCCCGCCATGCTGTTCGTCAAGGACGGCGATACAGGCGCCTTCCTGCTGGTCAATCGGGCCGCCGAGAATCAGCTGGGCGTGCCGCGCGCCGAGCTCCTGGGCAAGAGCGACTACGACTTCTTTCCCAAGGCGCAGGCCGACGCCTTCGCCGCCGACGACCGCCGGGTGATCGAAAGCGGGAAGCTGGTCACCATCGACGAAGAGCCGCTGGATACGCCCCACAATGGTCGCCGCTGGTTGCAGACCCGCAAGATCGCCATCCCGGGCGAAGACGGCCGCCGCCACCTGTTGGTGATCTGCGAGGACATCACCGAGCGCAAGGCCGGCGCCGCGGCCCTGGCCGAGGCCCTGCAGAAGGCGGAGGCGGCCAGCGTCGCCAAGAGCGAGTTCCTGGCCAATATGAGCCACGAAATCCGCACGCCCCTGAACGGCGTGATCGGCATGGCCGAGGTGCTGAGCCGCACCGCCCTGGACGACGCCCAGCGCGAGATGATGGAGGTGATCCTCAATTCCGGCCGCGCGCTGAACCTGCTGCTCAGCGATATTCTCGACCTGTCCAAGATCGAGGCCGGGGGGCTTGAGCTGTCGCGCGACCCGCTGGACTTGCGCGAGGCGATCACCGCAGCGGTCGCCGTGTTCAAGGCCGTCGCCGAGAGCAAGGGGCTGGTTTTCCGGCTGACCTTCGCCGACGACTTCCACGACCATGTCCTGGGCGACGCCCTGCGGGTTCGCCAGATCGTGGCCAACCTGACCAGCAACGCCGTCAAGTTCACGACCGCCGGCTCGGTGATCATCGAGGCCCGGACCCTTGTCGCCGAAGACGGGCGGATTGACCTGACCGTCAGCGTTCAGGACACGGGCGAGGGGTTTGACGAGGACAGCGCCGACCGATTGTTCGAGCGCTTCCAGCAGGCCGATGGTTCGGTGACGCGCAAGGTCGGCGGCACCGGGCTTGGCCTGCCGATCGCCCGGCGCCTGGCCCGGCTGATGGACGGCGAGATCTCCTGCGTGGCCCATCCGGGCGAGGGGGCCACCTTCGTCTTCGAGGCCCTGTTCCTGGCCGATGGCCAGCGCACGCCCGCGGCGTCCGCCGATCCGGCCGGCGAACTGGCCCTGGATCGCCGCCTGCGGGTGCTGCTGGCCGAGGATCATCCCACCAACCAGAAGGTGATCGGCCTGATGCTGGCGGACGCCGCTGACGTCACCGTGGCCGAGGACGGCCAGGCCGCCGTCGAGGCCTTCGAGAAGCACCCCTTCGACGTGGTGCTGATGGACACCCAGATGCCGGTCATGGACGGCCTGGCCGCCATCGCCGAAATCCGCCGGCGTGAACGCGAGGCGCAGGCGCGCCGCACGCCGATCATCTCGCTGACCGCCAACGCCATGCCCCATCAGGTGCGAGCCTGCCTGGAGGCCGGCGCGGATCTGCACCTGGCCAAGCCCGTCAGCATCCAGGGCCTGTTCGCCACGCTCGGAGCAGCGCTGGAGGCCCGTCCGGCCGGTGAGGGCTAG
- a CDS encoding cytidylyltransferase domain-containing protein, with amino-acid sequence MILAILQARMSSTRLPGKVLMPIQRQPMIVRQIERVARAQRIDKLVVATSDRPEDDAIEAAVRREGIAVFRGSLDNVQQRFIGALDAHPADHVVRLTADCPLADPALIDATIDLCLSKGADYVSNTPEGHAHPKGTDVEVMTAAALRRAAAEATTKEAFEHVTWDLWNQPERWTCAWLPCFPDQGAVRWTVDRPDDYAFVAAVYDALYPANRAFTSDDIRAFVAGRPDLQDYGGDRRA; translated from the coding sequence ATGATCCTCGCCATCCTCCAGGCCCGAATGAGCTCCACCCGGCTGCCGGGCAAGGTGCTGATGCCGATCCAGCGCCAGCCGATGATCGTGCGGCAGATCGAGCGGGTCGCCCGCGCCCAGCGTATCGACAAGCTGGTGGTCGCCACCTCCGACCGGCCCGAGGACGACGCCATCGAGGCCGCCGTCCGCCGCGAGGGGATCGCGGTGTTTCGCGGCTCGCTCGACAATGTGCAACAGCGCTTCATCGGGGCGCTGGACGCCCATCCGGCCGACCACGTCGTGCGTCTGACCGCCGACTGCCCGCTGGCCGATCCCGCCCTGATCGACGCCACGATCGACCTGTGCCTGTCCAAGGGCGCCGACTACGTCAGCAACACCCCTGAGGGCCACGCCCACCCCAAGGGCACCGACGTCGAGGTGATGACCGCCGCGGCCCTGCGCCGCGCGGCCGCCGAGGCGACCACGAAGGAAGCCTTCGAGCACGTCACCTGGGACCTGTGGAACCAGCCGGAGCGCTGGACCTGCGCCTGGCTGCCGTGCTTCCCCGACCAGGGCGCGGTGCGCTGGACCGTCGACCGGCCCGACGACTACGCCTTTGTCGCGGCGGTCTATGACGCGCTCTATCCGGCGAACCGCGCCTTCACCTCCGACGACATCCGCGCCTTTGTCGCCGGCCGGCCGGACCTGCAGGACTACGGCGGCGACCGGCGGGCATGA
- the pseG gene encoding UDP-2,4-diacetamido-2,4,6-trideoxy-beta-L-altropyranose hydrolase: MSLRIVFVCAAGPSVGGGHVMRSLTLARALESRGAVCAFLSTPEVAAVLGAFGRGMARTHTTDPFDAVVFDSYALSADAHRAIAKGRPTLVIDDLADRPLAADLVLDAGPARRPEDYAGLVPAHARLLLGPNHAPVRPAFVALREAALTRRAERGPVRRILVSLGMTDVGGITGRVVGLLTPILGEAALDLVVGASAPSLPTLRALAAEDPRLALHVNAQDMPRLVLEADLAIGAGGSTTWERCVLALPALTLILADNQIAAARALEAAGVTPCLDVTAADFEAAFVALAQSLIVDADRRAALSAASATVCDGRGAERVAEAVLGLM, from the coding sequence ATGAGCTTGCGCATCGTCTTCGTCTGCGCGGCGGGGCCCAGCGTCGGCGGGGGCCACGTGATGCGGTCCCTGACCCTGGCGCGGGCGCTGGAATCGCGCGGCGCGGTGTGCGCGTTCCTCAGCACGCCCGAGGTCGCGGCGGTGCTGGGCGCCTTTGGCCGGGGCATGGCCCGGACCCACACGACCGACCCCTTCGACGCCGTGGTCTTCGACAGCTACGCCCTGTCCGCCGACGCCCACCGCGCGATCGCCAAGGGCCGTCCGACCCTGGTCATCGACGACCTGGCCGACCGGCCGCTGGCCGCCGACCTGGTGCTGGACGCCGGGCCTGCGCGACGGCCTGAGGACTATGCGGGCCTCGTCCCCGCCCACGCCCGTCTGCTGCTGGGCCCCAACCACGCGCCGGTGCGCCCGGCCTTCGTGGCCCTGCGCGAGGCCGCCCTGACCCGCCGCGCCGAACGCGGACCCGTGCGGCGGATCCTGGTGTCGCTGGGCATGACCGATGTGGGCGGGATCACCGGCCGGGTGGTCGGCCTTCTGACGCCGATCCTGGGCGAGGCAGCCCTGGATCTCGTTGTCGGGGCCAGCGCGCCCAGCCTGCCGACCCTGCGCGCCCTGGCCGCCGAGGATCCGCGTCTTGCGCTGCACGTCAACGCCCAGGACATGCCGCGCCTCGTGCTGGAGGCGGACCTGGCCATCGGGGCCGGGGGCTCCACCACCTGGGAGCGCTGCGTCCTGGCCCTGCCGGCCCTGACCCTGATCCTCGCCGACAACCAGATCGCCGCCGCCCGCGCCCTGGAGGCGGCCGGCGTGACGCCGTGCCTGGATGTGACCGCGGCGGACTTCGAGGCGGCGTTTGTCGCGTTGGCGCAGAGCCTGATCGTCGACGCGGATCGCCGCGCGGCGCTGTCGGCGGCCAGCGCCACGGTGTGCGACGGCCGGGGGGCCGAGCGGGTGGCGGAGGCGGTGCTGGGGCTGATGTAA
- a CDS encoding class I SAM-dependent methyltransferase, with protein sequence MRALPDIRGLKYPDEFIARHFFKRGLHQKTGRVVELGGGTGNNLSLYAAYGWDLTNVDYSAAALADCRWNLGEAVTLIEADLSKGLPDLGATPIDVLLIPNLLCYLTSAQASAVLTAARARLAPGAEVFVRTRLIDDFRCGKGVEEEPNGWRLATPETGEAGLFNLFYTEDGLVRRLVEELGLTQPTALKVAFDNIQNGVFVSPNSDLVVWGATA encoded by the coding sequence ATGCGCGCCCTGCCCGACATCCGCGGTCTGAAATATCCGGACGAGTTCATCGCCCGGCACTTCTTCAAGCGTGGCCTGCATCAGAAAACCGGCCGGGTGGTCGAGCTGGGCGGTGGCACGGGCAACAACCTGTCGCTCTACGCCGCCTATGGCTGGGACCTGACCAATGTCGACTATTCGGCCGCCGCCCTGGCCGACTGTCGCTGGAACCTGGGCGAGGCCGTTACCCTGATCGAGGCGGACCTGTCCAAGGGCCTGCCGGACCTCGGCGCGACGCCGATCGACGTGCTGCTGATCCCCAACCTCCTCTGCTACCTGACCAGCGCCCAGGCGAGCGCGGTGCTGACCGCCGCCCGCGCGCGGCTGGCGCCCGGCGCCGAGGTCTTTGTCCGCACGCGCCTGATCGACGACTTCCGATGCGGCAAGGGCGTCGAGGAAGAGCCGAACGGCTGGCGCCTGGCCACGCCCGAGACCGGCGAGGCGGGCCTGTTCAACCTGTTCTACACCGAGGACGGCCTGGTGCGCCGCCTCGTCGAGGAGCTGGGCCTCACCCAGCCCACCGCCCTGAAGGTGGCGTTCGACAACATCCAGAACGGCGTGTTCGTCTCGCCCAACAGCGATCTCGTCGTCTGGGGCGCGACGGCGTGA
- a CDS encoding flagellin modification protein FlmF: MSAPHRIRIIGGGLTGVLAAFEAHRLGWRDITLQERFEALGGVARPKLIHGREMRDGCVYFGGETDPIVQTLSAHGARFTTFDNRFGSMSADFEGRRVFTWDFGGPAVDCPAYRVKAPADDSLAARLAAYPPEIAATLEDYVRWHLGADPSLVHGDAVIPMAINRVFPAAADLAALGRAKASDPWTDELYAIPRALSGRTANLVASLPEGGFAKLFDDLHGALVKLGVKVETNCLVPPRQLLAETAADETIVWAANPTPLFKPMGLATPTLVKKSFFTYVYQVEAFDGPCPLYVQNFTAQGATFRAYLYESGGAKLVVAECVREADLKALPGELRTLLSGFGALSLGPMVQADAQPRWIYHSLEAIAGLKALRAKLAERFGERFIPGAWEPYAKAAKLAEVNAALARARDLAAPAVAKAG; the protein is encoded by the coding sequence GTGAGCGCCCCCCACCGCATCCGCATCATCGGCGGCGGCCTGACCGGCGTGCTGGCGGCCTTCGAGGCCCATCGCCTGGGCTGGCGCGACATTACCTTGCAGGAACGCTTCGAGGCCCTGGGCGGCGTCGCCCGGCCCAAGCTGATCCACGGCCGCGAGATGCGCGACGGCTGCGTCTATTTCGGCGGCGAGACCGATCCGATCGTCCAGACCCTGAGCGCCCACGGCGCGCGGTTTACGACCTTCGACAATCGCTTCGGCTCGATGAGCGCCGACTTCGAGGGCCGCCGCGTCTTCACCTGGGACTTCGGCGGGCCGGCGGTCGACTGCCCGGCCTACAGGGTCAAGGCCCCGGCCGACGACAGCCTGGCCGCGCGCCTGGCCGCCTATCCGCCCGAGATCGCCGCCACGCTGGAGGACTATGTCCGCTGGCACCTCGGCGCCGACCCGTCGCTGGTCCACGGCGACGCGGTGATCCCGATGGCCATCAACCGGGTGTTCCCGGCCGCCGCCGACCTGGCGGCCCTGGGCCGCGCCAAGGCCAGCGATCCCTGGACCGACGAGCTCTACGCCATCCCCCGCGCCCTGTCGGGCCGCACCGCCAATCTGGTGGCCAGCCTGCCGGAGGGCGGCTTCGCCAAGCTGTTCGACGACCTGCACGGCGCGCTCGTCAAGCTGGGGGTCAAGGTCGAGACCAACTGCCTGGTCCCGCCGCGCCAGCTGCTGGCCGAGACGGCCGCTGACGAGACCATCGTCTGGGCCGCCAACCCGACCCCGCTGTTCAAGCCGATGGGTCTGGCCACGCCCACGCTCGTGAAGAAGAGCTTCTTCACCTACGTCTATCAGGTCGAGGCCTTCGACGGCCCCTGCCCCCTCTATGTCCAGAACTTCACCGCCCAGGGCGCGACCTTCCGCGCCTATCTCTACGAGAGCGGCGGCGCGAAACTGGTGGTGGCCGAGTGCGTGCGCGAGGCCGACCTCAAGGCCCTGCCGGGCGAACTGCGCACCCTGCTGTCCGGCTTCGGCGCCCTGAGCCTGGGCCCGATGGTCCAAGCCGACGCCCAGCCGCGCTGGATCTATCACTCGCTGGAGGCCATCGCGGGCCTGAAAGCCCTGCGCGCCAAGCTGGCCGAGCGCTTCGGCGAGCGCTTCATCCCCGGCGCCTGGGAGCCCTACGCCAAGGCCGCCAAGCTGGCCGAGGTCAACGCCGCCCTGGCCCGCGCCCGCGACCTGGCCGCGCCCGCCGTCGCCAAAGCCGGATGA
- a CDS encoding WbqC family protein has product MTATSPPRTAVIMQPTYLPYLGYFQLIAAASVFVFLDDVQFARRSWQSRNRILTAQGELMLTVPVKKHDRETPIHAIQIDDSQPWRDKHLAAIRHAYGKRPFFAEGWAFVSEQLTRERDGALADLTCGMAQAAAEALGLTPAFVRASDLKAPGARSEHLLALCRAVEAQEYVSPMGSADYMEEDGVFQAADFPARFQPFQLVEYPQGREPFTPYMGFVDALMNVGWDGMRGLVAG; this is encoded by the coding sequence ATGACCGCGACGTCGCCTCCCCGGACGGCGGTGATCATGCAGCCGACCTATCTGCCGTATCTGGGCTATTTCCAGCTGATAGCGGCCGCCTCGGTGTTCGTGTTCCTGGACGACGTGCAGTTCGCCCGCCGCTCGTGGCAGTCGCGTAACCGCATCCTGACCGCCCAGGGCGAGCTGATGCTGACCGTGCCGGTCAAGAAGCACGACCGCGAAACGCCGATCCACGCCATCCAGATCGACGACAGCCAGCCCTGGCGCGACAAGCACCTGGCCGCCATCCGCCACGCCTATGGCAAGCGGCCGTTCTTCGCCGAAGGCTGGGCGTTCGTCTCCGAGCAGCTGACCCGCGAACGCGACGGCGCCCTGGCCGACCTGACCTGCGGCATGGCCCAGGCGGCCGCAGAGGCGCTGGGGCTGACGCCGGCGTTCGTCCGCGCCTCCGACCTCAAGGCGCCCGGCGCGCGGTCCGAGCATCTCCTGGCCCTCTGCCGGGCGGTCGAGGCGCAGGAGTACGTCTCGCCGATGGGCTCGGCCGACTACATGGAGGAAGACGGCGTGTTCCAGGCCGCCGACTTCCCCGCGCGCTTCCAGCCGTTCCAGCTGGTGGAATACCCGCAGGGCCGCGAGCCCTTCACCCCGTACATGGGCTTTGTCGATGCGCTGATGAACGTCGGCTGGGACGGGATGCGGGGGCTGGTGGCGGGGTAG
- a CDS encoding SDR family NAD(P)-dependent oxidoreductase, translated as MAKSKSVVITGVSTGIGHAASKVLVGRGFHVFGSVRKATDGERLKAEFGDAFTPLIFDVADEAAVRAGARQVEAALGGKTLAGLVNNAGIAVAGPLLYLPVDEFRHQLEVNLTGVLIATQAFAPLLGAGEARRGPPGRVVNISSVGGRNANPFMGPYCTTKFGLEGFSESLRREFLPFGVDVVVVAPGAVATPIWDKADQVDVTRYANTPYAKALERMRGFMLSLGKSGLPPERIGETIATALTAPAPKVRYVVSPSPMQVLMTEILPKRTIDKATGKRLGLI; from the coding sequence ATGGCCAAGTCAAAATCCGTCGTGATCACCGGCGTCTCGACCGGCATCGGCCATGCGGCGAGCAAGGTGCTGGTCGGCCGGGGCTTCCACGTCTTCGGCAGTGTCCGCAAGGCCACCGATGGCGAGCGCTTGAAGGCCGAGTTCGGCGACGCCTTCACCCCGCTGATCTTTGACGTCGCCGACGAGGCGGCCGTGCGCGCCGGGGCCAGGCAGGTCGAGGCGGCGCTGGGCGGCAAGACGCTGGCGGGCCTCGTCAACAACGCCGGCATCGCCGTGGCCGGGCCGCTGCTCTATCTGCCGGTCGACGAGTTCCGCCACCAGCTGGAGGTCAATCTGACCGGCGTGCTGATCGCCACCCAGGCCTTCGCGCCGCTGCTGGGGGCGGGCGAGGCGCGCCGGGGCCCGCCGGGACGGGTGGTCAACATCTCGTCGGTCGGCGGCCGCAACGCCAACCCGTTCATGGGCCCCTACTGCACCACCAAGTTCGGGCTGGAGGGCTTTTCGGAGTCGCTGCGCCGCGAGTTCCTGCCCTTCGGGGTCGACGTGGTGGTGGTGGCGCCCGGCGCGGTGGCCACCCCGATCTGGGACAAGGCCGACCAGGTGGACGTGACCCGCTACGCCAACACCCCCTACGCCAAGGCGCTGGAGCGGATGCGCGGGTTCATGCTGAGTCTGGGCAAATCGGGCCTGCCGCCCGAGCGGATCGGCGAGACCATCGCCACCGCCCTGACCGCGCCCGCCCCCAAGGTCCGCTATGTGGTCTCGCCCTCGCCGATGCAGGTGCTGATGACCGAGATCCTGCCCAAGCGGACGATCGACAAGGCCACGGGCAAGCGGCTGGGGTTGATCTGA
- the pseI gene encoding pseudaminic acid synthase, which produces MSAPFIEIAGRKIGVDHSPYVICELSGNHNGSLERCLTMVDAAADTGCDAIKIQTYTADTITLDVDRPEFKIHGGLWDGRTLYELYEEAHTPFEWHAAIFERARQRGVTIFSSPFDETAVDLLDSLGAPAFKIASFEAVDLPLIKYAAAKGKPLIISTGMANLTEMQTALDTALTGGAPGVLLLHCVSSYPATFADANVRTVPDMAARFGCPIGLSDHTPGTAASVAAVSLGACAVEKHFTLARADGGPDAAFSLEPAEFKALVDDTKNAWAALGRAHYDVLGSEATSLLFRRSLYVTADVKAGEPLTRANVRSVRPGNGLPPADLDKVLAGKAARDLSRGEPLDWSMVG; this is translated from the coding sequence ATGTCCGCACCCTTCATCGAGATCGCCGGCCGCAAAATCGGCGTCGACCACTCGCCCTATGTGATCTGCGAGCTGTCGGGGAACCACAACGGCAGCCTCGAGCGCTGCCTGACCATGGTCGACGCTGCGGCCGACACCGGTTGCGACGCGATCAAGATCCAGACCTACACCGCCGACACCATCACGCTGGATGTCGACCGGCCCGAGTTTAAGATCCACGGTGGGCTGTGGGACGGCCGTACCCTCTACGAGCTCTACGAAGAGGCCCACACCCCGTTCGAATGGCACGCCGCCATCTTCGAGCGCGCCCGCCAGCGCGGCGTGACGATCTTCTCCAGCCCCTTTGACGAGACCGCCGTCGACCTCCTGGACAGCCTGGGCGCCCCGGCCTTCAAGATCGCCTCGTTCGAGGCCGTCGACCTGCCGCTGATCAAGTACGCCGCCGCCAAGGGCAAGCCGCTGATCATCTCGACCGGCATGGCCAACCTGACCGAGATGCAGACGGCGCTCGATACGGCCCTGACCGGCGGCGCGCCGGGCGTGCTGCTGCTGCACTGTGTCTCCAGCTATCCGGCCACGTTCGCGGACGCGAACGTTCGGACTGTCCCGGACATGGCCGCGCGCTTTGGCTGCCCGATCGGCCTATCGGACCATACGCCCGGCACGGCCGCCTCGGTGGCGGCGGTCAGCCTCGGCGCCTGCGCGGTCGAAAAGCACTTCACCCTGGCCCGCGCCGACGGCGGCCCCGACGCGGCCTTCAGTCTGGAGCCCGCCGAGTTCAAGGCCCTGGTGGACGACACCAAGAACGCCTGGGCGGCGCTGGGCCGCGCGCACTACGACGTGCTGGGCTCGGAGGCGACGTCCTTGCTCTTCCGCCGCTCGTTGTACGTCACCGCCGATGTGAAGGCCGGCGAGCCCCTGACCCGGGCCAATGTCCGCTCGGTCCGCCCCGGCAACGGCCTGCCGCCGGCCGACCTCGACAAGGTGCTGGCCGGCAAGGCCGCCCGCGACCTTTCCCGCGGCGAGCCGCTGGACTGGTCGATGGTGGGGTAG